The Nitrospirota bacterium genome includes a window with the following:
- a CDS encoding TfoX/Sxy family protein: MVPKRDGFRDFVLDQLSGLPGLTSRAMFGGYGLYQGDRFFGIIHKGRLYFKTDRLTAPHYRDRGMKPFTPTSTQTLKNYYEVPVDILESPDDLLTWASQAAQG, translated from the coding sequence ATGGTACCGAAACGAGACGGGTTTAGGGACTTCGTGCTGGATCAGCTCAGCGGGCTGCCAGGCCTGACCTCCCGTGCCATGTTCGGCGGATATGGACTTTACCAAGGAGACCGGTTCTTCGGGATCATCCACAAGGGCCGGCTCTACTTTAAAACCGATCGACTGACCGCACCTCACTATCGCGACCGGGGCATGAAGCCCTTCACACCCACGTCCACTCAGACGCTCAAGAATTACTACGAAGTTCCAGTCGATATCTTAGAATCGCCCGATGATCTCCTCACCTGGGCCTCTCAAGCCGCACAGGGATAA
- a CDS encoding VOC family protein gives MAKPTKKKVKQPLQAANVCWFDVPADDLKRAKKFYTSLFGWKFAKLSAAIADYWHIDTGGKDASPDGGLLPRMHPGHTITVYVTVPSVDKALAKVQKLGGTVCKPKTAVPHMGYFAICEDTEHNVFALWEPNERAA, from the coding sequence ATGGCGAAGCCGACGAAGAAAAAGGTGAAGCAGCCCCTGCAGGCGGCAAATGTCTGCTGGTTTGACGTTCCCGCAGACGATCTGAAACGGGCAAAAAAGTTCTATACGTCGTTATTCGGTTGGAAATTTGCGAAGTTGTCCGCGGCCATCGCCGACTACTGGCACATCGACACCGGCGGAAAGGATGCCTCGCCGGACGGCGGGCTCTTACCCCGCATGCATCCCGGGCACACCATTACGGTCTACGTAACCGTCCCATCGGTGGACAAGGCCCTGGCCAAAGTCCAGAAACTCGGCGGCACGGTTTGCAAGCCGAAGACCGCGGTGCCACACATGGGTTATTTCGCCATCTGCGAGGACACGGAACATAACGTCTTCGCCCTCTGGGAACCGAACGAGCGGGCTGCATAA
- a CDS encoding RNA polymerase sigma factor: MADDASNQARETVEAIYRTESRQVLATLIRLLGNFDVAEEAMHEAFAIAVEQWSREGIPANPRAWLVSTGRFKAIDGMRRRARLDASVAELAKQPELTTRLDAEPQEDEHVEDDRLRLIFTCCHPALAPAAQMAMTLREVCGLTTEEIARAFLIKPPTVAQRIVRAKNKIRDARIPYEVPSETELPDRLDAVLRVVYLVFNEGYSASSGDAVTRHDLSGEAVRLTRVLTTLIPHAEVLGLLGLMLLQDSRRAARTSATGELILLEDQDRSLWNREQIAEGVALVQRAFSIGQVGPYTVQAAIATVHAQAPTAAATDWQQIVELYSLLLRAEPSPVIELNRAVAVAMRDDPLAGLELVDAILKRGDLDAYHLAHAARADLCRRLGRTKEARTSYQRALSLTQQEPERRFLEKRLADLTSSIG; encoded by the coding sequence ATGGCCGATGACGCTTCCAATCAGGCACGTGAAACGGTGGAGGCGATCTACCGCACGGAATCGCGGCAGGTGCTGGCCACCTTGATCCGCCTACTGGGCAACTTCGACGTAGCCGAAGAGGCGATGCACGAAGCCTTCGCCATTGCCGTCGAACAATGGTCACGGGAAGGTATCCCCGCCAATCCCAGAGCCTGGCTCGTCTCAACCGGTCGTTTCAAGGCCATCGACGGCATGCGACGCCGCGCCCGACTGGATGCATCGGTCGCGGAGCTCGCCAAACAACCGGAACTGACAACGAGGCTCGATGCCGAGCCACAAGAGGACGAGCATGTCGAGGACGACCGGCTCCGATTGATCTTCACCTGTTGCCATCCGGCCTTGGCACCGGCAGCACAGATGGCCATGACATTGCGCGAAGTCTGCGGCCTCACCACAGAAGAAATTGCGCGCGCATTTTTGATCAAGCCCCCAACCGTCGCGCAGCGCATCGTGCGGGCCAAGAACAAAATCCGCGACGCCCGCATTCCCTACGAAGTGCCGTCCGAAACAGAATTGCCCGATCGACTGGACGCCGTGCTCCGAGTGGTCTACCTCGTCTTCAACGAGGGCTACTCTGCCTCATCTGGCGACGCAGTCACACGTCACGATCTCAGTGGGGAGGCCGTTCGTCTGACGAGAGTCCTGACCACACTGATCCCGCACGCAGAGGTACTGGGACTGCTGGGGCTCATGCTCTTGCAAGACTCACGGCGGGCCGCTCGCACCTCAGCCACTGGCGAACTGATTCTCTTGGAAGATCAGGATCGGTCGCTTTGGAATCGTGAGCAGATTGCAGAGGGCGTAGCGTTGGTGCAGCGGGCCTTCTCGATAGGCCAGGTCGGACCCTATACCGTTCAAGCTGCGATCGCAACCGTACATGCACAAGCCCCGACCGCCGCCGCAACGGATTGGCAGCAGATCGTCGAACTCTACAGTCTCTTACTCCGAGCAGAACCCTCGCCGGTCATCGAACTCAACCGCGCGGTCGCCGTGGCGATGCGCGATGATCCGCTCGCCGGTCTGGAGTTGGTCGATGCCATTCTGAAGAGAGGCGATCTGGACGCCTATCACTTGGCCCATGCCGCGCGAGCGGATCTCTGCCGGCGGCTGGGACGGACGAAAGAGGCCCGCACCTCTTACCAACGAGCCCTGAGCCTGACACAGCAGGAACCGGAGCGGCGGTTTCTGGAAAAACGGCTGGCCGATTTGACGAGTTCAATCGGCTAG
- a CDS encoding DUF1579 domain-containing protein — protein MRIMNLAITTLCLMLTVSPALAKEKKHEKPMDQQAMMELWKKLAQPGEPHKLFASLAGSWTTQTKEWMEPGKPPTESTGTAETKMLLDGRFLYQEYNAQMMGQPFSGIGIDGYDNVTKKYVTAWIDTMGTGIFFMEGTASADGKTITLKGSHPEPGGGKMSHRAVWKIQDANNQTFEMYGTHGHGGKEMKFLEIVYTRKS, from the coding sequence ATGCGTATCATGAATCTCGCTATCACAACTCTGTGCCTGATGCTGACCGTCTCGCCGGCCCTCGCCAAAGAGAAGAAACACGAAAAGCCGATGGACCAGCAGGCAATGATGGAGCTCTGGAAGAAGCTGGCCCAGCCCGGCGAGCCGCACAAGTTGTTTGCCAGTCTGGCCGGAAGCTGGACGACGCAGACCAAAGAATGGATGGAACCGGGCAAGCCGCCGACGGAATCCACCGGAACCGCGGAAACAAAAATGCTGCTGGATGGACGATTTCTCTACCAGGAATACAACGCCCAGATGATGGGGCAGCCCTTCTCCGGTATCGGGATCGACGGATACGACAACGTGACCAAGAAATATGTCACCGCCTGGATCGACACCATGGGAACCGGGATCTTCTTCATGGAGGGCACGGCCAGCGCCGACGGCAAGACCATCACGTTGAAAGGGTCGCACCCTGAGCCGGGCGGCGGCAAGATGTCCCATCGCGCGGTCTGGAAGATCCAGGACGCCAACAACCAAACGTTCGAGATGTACGGGACGCACGGCCATGGTGGCAAGGAAATGAAGTTCCTCGAGATCGTCTATACCAGGAAATCGTGA
- a CDS encoding YciI family protein produces MKYLCLIYLEEKTLHAIPQNERVALSNESMAYCGELQKNGQFIAASPLHPVETATTVRVRGGKVSTTDGPFAETKEQLGGYLLIDVKDLNDAVRIASKFPAAQYGSIEVRPLKEDGCA; encoded by the coding sequence ATGAAATACCTCTGCCTAATCTACCTTGAAGAGAAAACACTCCACGCCATACCCCAAAACGAGCGGGTCGCGCTCTCGAACGAGTCCATGGCCTACTGCGGTGAGCTGCAGAAGAACGGCCAGTTCATCGCGGCTTCGCCTCTGCACCCGGTAGAAACCGCCACGACGGTGCGGGTGCGAGGGGGAAAAGTCTCCACAACCGATGGGCCCTTTGCCGAAACGAAGGAACAGCTGGGCGGCTACTTGCTGATCGACGTCAAAGACCTGAACGATGCTGTACGGATCGCCTCGAAGTTTCCCGCAGCCCAGTACGGGAGCATCGAGGTGCGGCCGCTAAAAGAAGACGGCTGTGCGTAA
- a CDS encoding YciI family protein, with amino-acid sequence MKFLLIVHHDEEAFEKIEKETRQALLADSIELTHQLHAAGQYVHASPLHPAGTAVIVKVREGKPLVTDGPFIETREQIAGYFLIDARSLSEAVGVAVRVPGARIGTVEVRPLIEITGLPAAGRC; translated from the coding sequence ATGAAATTCTTGTTGATCGTGCATCATGACGAAGAGGCGTTCGAAAAGATCGAGAAAGAGACGCGACAGGCACTGCTCGCCGACTCTATCGAGTTGACCCATCAGCTTCATGCCGCAGGACAATACGTCCATGCCTCGCCGCTCCATCCGGCTGGTACCGCAGTGATTGTGAAAGTACGCGAGGGCAAACCGCTCGTGACCGACGGCCCCTTCATCGAAACGCGCGAGCAGATCGCAGGCTATTTCCTGATCGACGCGCGGAGTCTCAGCGAGGCGGTCGGGGTCGCCGTTCGGGTTCCTGGAGCGAGGATTGGAACCGTCGAGGTAAGGCCGCTGATCGAGATCACGGGATTGCCCGCAGCGGGAAGGTGCTGA
- a CDS encoding DUF488 domain-containing protein encodes MSTPPSTIWTIGHSTRPIHEFIALLHAHAINLLIDVRTVPQSRHNTQFNTEALAKSLKTSGLNYLHMLALGGLRKPRKDSINDGWRNASFRGYADYMQTPEFFEALETLIATSRLHPTAIMCAEAVPWRCHRSLIADALASRGWTVRHILSPVKADEHRLTPFAIINGNRLVYPQPVDPFAPPRLF; translated from the coding sequence ATGTCGACTCCACCATCGACAATCTGGACCATCGGCCATTCGACCAGACCGATCCACGAATTCATCGCTCTCCTGCACGCCCATGCCATCAACCTCCTCATCGACGTGCGAACCGTTCCACAATCGCGGCACAACACGCAGTTCAATACGGAGGCCCTCGCCAAGAGCCTGAAAACTTCCGGCCTCAACTATCTCCACATGTTGGCGCTTGGCGGCCTGCGAAAGCCCCGAAAAGATTCGATCAACGACGGATGGAGAAACGCCAGCTTTCGAGGCTATGCTGACTATATGCAGACGCCGGAATTCTTCGAAGCGTTAGAAACACTGATAGCTACCAGCCGATTGCACCCGACCGCCATCATGTGTGCCGAAGCCGTCCCCTGGCGCTGTCACCGATCCTTGATTGCCGATGCGCTGGCGAGCAGGGGCTGGACCGTCAGACACATCCTCTCGCCGGTCAAGGCAGATGAGCATCGGCTGACGCCATTCGCGATCATCAACGGAAACAGACTCGTCTACCCTCAACCGGTCGATCCTTTCGCTCCACCCCGGCTCTTCTGA
- a CDS encoding methyltransferase domain-containing protein: protein MAPQPTAQQLIEGQRQDWNRVAGGWEKWDRVFDEQMAFLNHRLIADARLRAGLRVLDLGSGTGYPALLGAQTVGASGSVVGIDLAEHMLAAADRKAKRLGLTNVSFKTGDVTTLPFEPNSFDAMTSRFCLMFLPEIPKAASEIGRVLKPGSWVAAAVWSVPEKNPSIGLSMAAIKQVIELPPPDPAAPGIFRLAKPGELAGIFQQVGLIDVTDQEFLAEWSYASAEEYYTSLMEIAAPVQNLMAKLTNAQKQDVKQRITQAASNYIRGGRIVFPMAVRIVTARKPL, encoded by the coding sequence ATGGCTCCACAACCGACCGCACAGCAACTCATCGAGGGTCAACGTCAGGATTGGAACCGTGTCGCCGGCGGCTGGGAAAAGTGGGATCGCGTGTTCGACGAGCAGATGGCCTTTCTGAACCATCGGCTCATCGCCGACGCCCGCCTTCGCGCGGGTCTCCGCGTCCTCGATCTCGGCTCCGGAACCGGCTACCCCGCCCTGCTGGGCGCCCAAACTGTCGGAGCATCCGGCAGCGTGGTCGGCATAGATCTCGCCGAGCATATGCTGGCTGCCGCCGATCGAAAAGCCAAGCGTCTCGGCCTGACCAACGTCTCCTTCAAAACCGGCGACGTCACGACGCTGCCGTTTGAGCCCAACTCGTTCGACGCCATGACGAGTCGCTTCTGCCTGATGTTTCTCCCTGAGATTCCCAAAGCCGCATCAGAGATTGGACGGGTTCTGAAACCCGGAAGCTGGGTCGCAGCAGCTGTCTGGTCCGTGCCGGAAAAGAATCCTTCGATCGGACTCTCGATGGCCGCCATCAAACAAGTCATCGAGCTGCCACCGCCGGATCCAGCCGCCCCGGGGATTTTCAGATTGGCCAAACCGGGCGAGCTCGCCGGAATCTTTCAGCAGGTAGGATTGATCGATGTGACCGATCAGGAGTTCCTTGCGGAATGGTCCTATGCGTCGGCTGAGGAGTACTACACCAGCCTGATGGAAATCGCCGCGCCGGTCCAAAATTTGATGGCCAAGCTGACTAACGCGCAGAAACAAGACGTCAAGCAGCGCATCACTCAGGCCGCATCCAACTATATACGCGGTGGCCGCATCGTATTCCCGATGGCTGTGCGGATTGTCACAGCGCGCAAACCCCTCTGA
- a CDS encoding MoaD/ThiS family protein, translating into MTIHIPSALRSYTKQKAEVEAEGRTLADMVSALDQRYPGIRFRIITEQDTIRPHIRIFVNDQQLSHLTAPLQPEDRIYIVCALSGG; encoded by the coding sequence ATGACGATCCATATCCCCAGCGCCTTGCGGTCCTATACGAAGCAGAAGGCTGAGGTGGAGGCTGAAGGCCGGACGCTGGCGGATATGGTGTCGGCATTGGATCAACGCTATCCTGGCATTCGATTCCGCATCATCACGGAACAGGATACAATCAGACCGCACATCAGAATTTTCGTGAACGACCAACAGCTCTCGCACCTGACTGCACCGCTTCAGCCTGAGGATCGGATCTACATCGTCTGCGCCCTCAGCGGCGGATAA
- a CDS encoding YciI family protein — MRFMVLVKATKNSEAGVMPSEQLLTEMGKFNEALMNAGVLLAGEGLQPSSTGTRVKFSGTTRTLIDGPFAETKELIAGYWLWQVQSKDEAIEWITRCQNPAGDGNEGEIELRQVFEAEDFGAEFTPELKEQEEQVRAQTAHNK, encoded by the coding sequence ATGCGATTCATGGTTCTGGTCAAAGCCACGAAGAATTCTGAGGCGGGCGTCATGCCGAGCGAACAGTTACTGACGGAGATGGGGAAGTTTAACGAAGCACTCATGAACGCCGGGGTACTACTGGCAGGCGAAGGCCTTCAGCCCAGCTCCACAGGCACTCGCGTGAAATTTTCAGGAACCACGCGCACCCTTATCGACGGTCCCTTCGCTGAGACGAAGGAGCTCATTGCCGGCTATTGGCTGTGGCAAGTGCAGTCGAAGGACGAGGCGATCGAATGGATCACGCGCTGCCAGAATCCGGCCGGCGACGGCAACGAAGGCGAGATTGAACTGCGTCAAGTCTTCGAAGCGGAAGACTTCGGGGCTGAGTTCACGCCTGAGTTGAAGGAGCAAGAGGAGCAGGTCCGGGCGCAGACTGCGCACAACAAGTAG
- a CDS encoding glycosyl hydrolase: MKLSTAPASSGAVTLLIGTRKGAFTLKSDRTRRTWKLSAPIFLGHIIHHVVCDPRDRRTMLMAASTGHLGPTLYRSTNAGKTWKESPAPPAFPKLHESEKGRSVGHTFWLTPCHANEPNAWYAGTSPQGLFRSDDGGVTWKPFSSINDDPQYREWMGTVQDGTPDGPKLHSILVDPRDPTHLYFAMSGGGVHESVDGGKTFVPLVQGLDIVEGLDPAVVTFHDPHCVRLCPSNPDRLYQQNHCGIYRLDRPSNTWVRIGKNMPKKTGDIGFPMVLHPRNADMAWVFPMDGSTVWPRVSPGGKPAAFTTKNAGKSWTRQDKGFPKSGAWWTVKRQAMTRDAHDPVGLYVGTTQGEIWASRNEGATWACIARHLPEIYSVEAVALGR; encoded by the coding sequence ATGAAACTGTCGACCGCACCAGCCAGTAGCGGGGCCGTCACCTTGTTGATCGGCACCAGAAAAGGCGCATTCACACTGAAGAGCGACCGGACGAGGCGGACATGGAAACTCTCGGCTCCGATCTTCCTCGGCCACATCATCCATCACGTCGTGTGCGACCCGCGGGACCGCCGCACGATGTTGATGGCGGCCAGTACAGGGCATCTGGGACCGACGCTCTATCGTTCCACCAATGCCGGGAAAACCTGGAAGGAATCGCCGGCTCCGCCGGCCTTTCCCAAACTTCACGAAAGCGAGAAGGGCCGATCGGTGGGTCACACCTTCTGGCTGACGCCCTGCCACGCGAACGAACCGAACGCCTGGTACGCCGGCACCTCGCCGCAGGGCCTCTTCCGTTCCGATGACGGAGGGGTCACGTGGAAGCCGTTTTCCTCTATCAACGACGATCCGCAATACCGCGAGTGGATGGGCACGGTGCAGGACGGCACGCCGGACGGCCCGAAGCTGCACTCGATCCTCGTGGACCCGCGCGATCCCACACATCTCTACTTCGCCATGTCCGGCGGAGGCGTGCATGAATCTGTCGATGGCGGCAAGACCTTCGTGCCTCTGGTGCAGGGACTCGACATCGTGGAGGGGCTCGATCCCGCCGTCGTCACCTTCCACGATCCCCATTGCGTCCGGCTCTGTCCCAGCAATCCGGACCGGCTCTATCAGCAGAACCACTGCGGCATCTACCGCCTCGACCGGCCTTCGAATACCTGGGTACGGATCGGCAAGAACATGCCCAAGAAAACCGGCGATATCGGATTCCCCATGGTCCTGCACCCGCGTAATGCGGACATGGCCTGGGTCTTTCCCATGGACGGATCGACGGTGTGGCCGCGCGTGAGTCCCGGTGGCAAGCCCGCCGCGTTTACGACTAAGAACGCCGGCAAGAGTTGGACGCGCCAAGACAAAGGCTTCCCGAAGTCGGGCGCCTGGTGGACGGTGAAACGTCAGGCCATGACCCGCGACGCACATGATCCCGTCGGGCTCTATGTGGGCACGACGCAGGGTGAGATCTGGGCGAGCCGGAACGAGGGGGCGACCTGGGCCTGCATCGCCAGGCATCTGCCCGAAATCTATTCGGTCGAAGCGGTCGCACTCGGACGATGA
- a CDS encoding DUF2784 domain-containing protein, with translation MWYGWLADLTLCVHAGFVLFVIVGGFLALKWPRAAWLHLPAVLWGATVEFTGWICPLTPLENSLREQAGQQGYREDFLSRYLLPTLYPDGLTRDTQLILGLVVLVVNLSLYGWLWRRSQKQRP, from the coding sequence ATGTGGTATGGATGGCTCGCAGACCTGACCCTGTGCGTACATGCCGGATTTGTTCTCTTCGTCATCGTCGGAGGGTTCTTGGCGTTGAAGTGGCCTCGTGCAGCCTGGCTGCACCTGCCGGCGGTTTTATGGGGTGCGACCGTCGAATTCACCGGCTGGATCTGCCCGCTCACACCGCTGGAAAATAGCCTGCGCGAACAGGCTGGCCAACAGGGCTATCGCGAGGACTTTCTCTCCCGCTACCTGTTGCCAACATTGTATCCCGACGGCTTGACTCGCGATACACAACTCATACTCGGCCTCGTCGTGCTCGTCGTCAATCTCTCGTTGTATGGATGGCTCTGGCGTCGATCTCAGAAACAACGGCCTTGA
- a CDS encoding SRPBCC family protein, producing MLKNILILAVSLISAALMYAATKPDTFRVQRTATIAAPPENVFGLIQDLHQWASWSPWEKMDPAMKKSYSGAPQGAGAALDWDGNNDVGTGRMEIISTVPSSRVVIKLDFLKPFEAHNQAEFTVEGSESATSVTWAMHGPQPFIMKVMDLVMGMDKMVGKDFETGLANLKQLAEK from the coding sequence ATGCTGAAGAACATCCTGATCCTCGCCGTGAGCCTCATCTCAGCCGCTCTCATGTATGCTGCGACCAAGCCCGATACGTTCCGGGTTCAACGGACGGCAACCATCGCGGCTCCGCCGGAGAATGTCTTCGGACTCATCCAAGATCTGCATCAGTGGGCCTCCTGGTCGCCCTGGGAAAAGATGGACCCGGCGATGAAGAAATCCTATAGCGGCGCGCCTCAGGGGGCGGGCGCCGCGCTCGACTGGGACGGCAATAACGATGTCGGTACAGGACGCATGGAGATCATCAGCACAGTTCCTTCATCACGGGTCGTAATCAAGCTCGACTTTCTGAAACCGTTTGAAGCCCATAACCAAGCGGAATTCACCGTGGAAGGCAGCGAGTCTGCGACAAGCGTGACCTGGGCCATGCATGGCCCGCAGCCCTTCATCATGAAGGTCATGGATCTGGTGATGGGCATGGACAAGATGGTCGGAAAAGACTTTGAAACCGGCTTGGCCAATCTGAAACAATTGGCTGAGAAATAA
- a CDS encoding VOC family protein — MPTITPFLWFDGRAEEAARFYTSIFKDSKIDSVSKMSATFHLNGQQFIALNGGPQFPFTEAISFFVDCQTQEEVDELWETLSAGGEPRRCGWLKDKFGVSWQIIPSILGELLQDEDDAKSDRVMRAMLQMDKIDIQGLQQAYEHP; from the coding sequence ATGCCCACAATCACTCCGTTCTTATGGTTTGACGGCAGAGCCGAAGAGGCCGCCAGGTTCTATACGTCGATCTTCAAGGATTCGAAGATCGACAGCGTCTCGAAGATGTCCGCCACATTCCATCTCAATGGGCAACAGTTCATAGCCTTAAACGGCGGCCCGCAATTCCCCTTCACCGAGGCCATCTCCTTCTTCGTGGATTGCCAAACCCAGGAGGAAGTCGATGAGCTGTGGGAAACGCTCTCGGCCGGAGGTGAACCGAGACGTTGCGGTTGGCTAAAAGACAAATTCGGGGTGTCGTGGCAAATTATCCCATCTATATTGGGCGAGCTGTTGCAGGATGAGGATGACGCGAAATCCGACCGAGTCATGCGGGCCATGCTGCAGATGGACAAGATCGATATCCAAGGACTCCAGCAGGCCTATGAACACCCATAG
- a CDS encoding SCP2 sterol-binding domain-containing protein, with product MPLDDHPTVQLVRGKLSHRSTQVSASTLNAELLRKLCLDTGADDVGFVELERPALGDQRDDILHLFPQTKSFISFVVRMNREPIRNPARSIANLEFHHAGDRVNDIARTIVEALEARGVRALNPSMGFPMEMDRFPGKIWVISHKPIAVEAGLGQMGIHRNVIHPKFGNFMLLGTIVLDAEISAYDSPIAYNPCLECKLCVAACPTGAIGADGHFDFSACYTHNYREFMGGFTDWVERIADSPNATVYRQKVSDAETTSMWQSLSFGANYKAAYCLAVCPAGEEVIPPFLANRKAFTADVVTPLQDKIEPIYVVPESDAESHVAKRFPQKTVRRVGNGLRPSSIEQFLAGLPHAFQRGKAEGLDATYHFSFTGAETRQATVTIRNKNISVQDGHIGTPHLRLTADSQTWLRFVRKEGSLIWALLIRTIRLTGSPKLLMTFGKCFPS from the coding sequence ATGCCGCTGGATGATCACCCAACGGTCCAACTGGTCCGAGGAAAACTCTCCCACCGATCTACCCAGGTTTCAGCGAGCACATTGAATGCGGAATTGCTCCGGAAGCTCTGTCTCGATACAGGGGCCGACGACGTGGGCTTTGTGGAGCTGGAACGACCGGCTCTGGGCGATCAACGCGACGATATCCTTCACCTCTTCCCGCAGACTAAGTCCTTCATCAGTTTCGTCGTGCGGATGAACCGCGAACCGATTCGCAATCCGGCTCGGTCAATCGCCAACCTAGAGTTTCATCATGCAGGCGATCGCGTGAATGACATCGCCCGAACCATCGTGGAGGCACTTGAGGCTCGCGGGGTGCGAGCCTTGAACCCCTCGATGGGATTCCCGATGGAAATGGACAGATTTCCCGGAAAAATCTGGGTGATCTCCCACAAACCGATCGCAGTAGAAGCTGGACTCGGCCAGATGGGCATTCACCGGAATGTCATTCATCCAAAGTTCGGCAATTTCATGCTCTTGGGCACCATCGTGCTGGATGCCGAGATCAGCGCCTACGACAGCCCCATCGCCTACAACCCCTGTCTCGAATGCAAACTCTGCGTGGCGGCCTGCCCGACAGGCGCCATCGGGGCCGACGGCCACTTCGATTTCTCCGCCTGCTACACGCACAACTACCGGGAGTTTATGGGTGGCTTTACCGATTGGGTCGAACGGATCGCGGACAGCCCAAATGCGACGGTATACCGGCAGAAAGTCAGCGACGCCGAAACCACCTCCATGTGGCAGAGTCTGTCCTTCGGCGCCAATTACAAAGCGGCCTACTGTCTCGCCGTCTGTCCCGCTGGAGAGGAAGTCATTCCGCCGTTCTTGGCTAATCGTAAGGCCTTCACCGCCGATGTCGTGACACCGCTCCAGGACAAGATCGAGCCGATCTACGTCGTGCCAGAGTCCGATGCCGAATCGCACGTGGCCAAGCGCTTTCCCCAGAAGACCGTTCGACGGGTCGGCAACGGCCTTCGCCCCTCCTCCATCGAGCAGTTCCTGGCCGGCCTTCCCCACGCCTTTCAACGAGGGAAAGCAGAGGGTCTCGACGCGACGTATCACTTTAGCTTCACCGGTGCCGAAACGCGGCAAGCCACAGTTACTATTCGCAACAAGAACATCTCAGTGCAGGACGGTCATATTGGCACCCCGCATCTGCGCCTCACCGCCGACAGCCAGACATGGCTTCGGTTTGTACGCAAAGAAGGCAGCCTCATCTGGGCCTTGCTGATACGCACGATTCGTCTCACCGGCTCGCCGAAGCTGCTAATGACGTTTGGTAAATGTTTTCCGTCGTGA
- a CDS encoding TetR/AcrR family transcriptional regulator: MSRPKKFNPDEALEKAMQVFWHKGYEATSMEDLLNAMGINRGSLYATFGDKRELFLRAMDLYCSGGGIGNRLSILSQPGPALPLIRQFIGAMLEFGLSDPLRRGCMMTNTLVELGPHEKDIALKVSGRLQMAEEGFFQLLARAKHEGELAKHKDPRALARVLVTMMQGTIVMIKAGTPADVVRQTAETALSILD, from the coding sequence ATGTCTCGCCCAAAAAAATTCAACCCGGATGAGGCGCTTGAGAAGGCCATGCAGGTCTTTTGGCACAAGGGCTATGAAGCCACCTCGATGGAAGATCTGCTCAACGCGATGGGCATCAATCGCGGGAGCCTCTACGCCACCTTCGGCGACAAACGCGAACTATTCCTGAGGGCCATGGACCTCTATTGCTCCGGCGGCGGCATCGGCAACAGGCTCTCCATCTTGAGCCAGCCGGGCCCGGCACTTCCTCTCATTCGCCAGTTCATCGGCGCCATGCTGGAATTCGGCCTCTCCGATCCGTTACGCCGAGGCTGCATGATGACCAACACGCTGGTAGAACTGGGGCCACATGAGAAAGACATCGCCCTGAAAGTGTCGGGACGGCTGCAGATGGCGGAAGAGGGCTTCTTTCAGCTGCTCGCGCGCGCGAAGCACGAGGGAGAACTTGCGAAACACAAAGACCCTCGTGCGCTGGCTCGGGTCCTGGTCACGATGATGCAAGGCACCATCGTCATGATCAAAGCCGGCACGCCGGCCGACGTAGTGAGACAGACTGCGGAGACGGCATTGTCGATTTTGGATTAA